One region of Anaeromyxobacter paludicola genomic DNA includes:
- a CDS encoding AMP-binding protein translates to MNHPTDAFRAARDFLVEHRLDYDRAYRDFRWPALDAFNYATDWFDAVARGNRRLAIHLVGDDGRSVALTYEELSERSTRVAAFLRRHGCGQGDRILMMLPNCAAIWELMLGAMKLGAAVIPASTLLTPDDLRDRLSRGGVRHVVTHAAGTAKLHGLAEGVTRIAVGAPVPGWVRYEDAYDERADLGRPVVTRGSDPVLIYFTSGTTARPKLVAHTQQSYAAGHLSTLYWIGSREGDVHMNVSSPGWGKHAWSSFFVPFTAGATAFVHDYTRFSAAATLEVLARHEVTTLCAPPTVWRLLILEDLARHPVRLREALSAGEPLNPEVIERVRQAWGLTIRDGYGQTETTALVGNSPGQPIVPGSMGRPLPGFRVALLDGAGAEAEEGEIAVALSPRPAGVMAGYLDDPELTANATRGGFYRTGDVARRDANGYVTYVGRADDLFKSSDYRISPFELESALVEHAAVAEAAVVPSPDPVRGTVPKAFLVLRPGAEPTRALALDVFRFVRERLAPYKRVRRIEFGDLPKTISGKIRRIALRGVESARRAEGGRVEGEYWQEDFPELG, encoded by the coding sequence TTGAACCACCCGACCGATGCCTTCCGCGCCGCACGCGACTTCCTCGTCGAGCACCGCCTCGACTACGACCGGGCCTACCGCGACTTCCGCTGGCCCGCGCTCGACGCGTTCAACTACGCGACGGACTGGTTCGACGCCGTGGCCCGAGGGAACCGCCGGCTCGCCATCCACCTGGTCGGGGACGACGGCCGCTCGGTCGCGCTGACGTACGAGGAGCTCTCGGAGCGGTCCACGCGCGTCGCGGCCTTCCTGCGCCGGCACGGCTGCGGGCAGGGCGACCGCATCCTCATGATGCTCCCGAACTGCGCCGCCATCTGGGAGCTCATGCTCGGCGCCATGAAGCTCGGGGCGGCGGTCATCCCGGCGAGCACGCTGCTCACGCCCGACGACCTGCGGGACCGGCTCTCGCGCGGCGGCGTGCGCCACGTGGTCACCCACGCCGCCGGGACGGCGAAGCTCCACGGCCTCGCCGAGGGCGTGACGCGGATCGCCGTCGGCGCGCCGGTCCCAGGCTGGGTCCGGTACGAGGACGCGTACGACGAGCGCGCCGACCTCGGCCGCCCGGTCGTGACCCGCGGCAGCGACCCGGTGCTGATCTACTTCACCTCCGGCACCACCGCCCGCCCCAAGCTCGTCGCCCACACGCAGCAGAGCTACGCCGCGGGCCACCTCTCCACGCTCTACTGGATCGGCTCGCGCGAGGGCGACGTCCACATGAACGTCAGCTCTCCGGGCTGGGGGAAGCACGCCTGGTCGAGCTTCTTCGTCCCGTTCACGGCCGGCGCGACGGCCTTCGTGCACGACTACACCCGCTTCAGCGCCGCGGCCACGCTGGAGGTGCTGGCGCGGCACGAGGTGACGACGCTCTGCGCGCCGCCGACCGTCTGGCGGCTCCTCATCCTCGAGGATCTGGCGCGCCACCCGGTCCGGCTGCGCGAGGCGCTCAGCGCGGGCGAGCCGCTCAACCCGGAGGTGATCGAGCGGGTCCGGCAGGCCTGGGGCCTCACCATCCGCGACGGCTACGGCCAGACCGAGACCACGGCGCTCGTCGGGAACAGCCCGGGCCAGCCGATCGTCCCCGGCTCGATGGGCCGTCCGCTCCCCGGGTTCCGGGTGGCGCTCCTCGACGGCGCCGGGGCCGAGGCGGAGGAGGGGGAGATCGCGGTGGCGCTCTCGCCGCGCCCCGCCGGCGTCATGGCCGGCTACCTGGACGATCCCGAGCTGACGGCCAACGCCACGCGCGGCGGCTTCTACCGGACCGGCGACGTCGCGCGCCGGGACGCGAACGGGTACGTGACCTACGTCGGCCGCGCCGACGACCTCTTCAAGAGCTCCGACTACCGGATCAGCCCCTTCGAGCTCGAGAGCGCGCTCGTCGAGCACGCCGCGGTGGCCGAGGCGGCCGTCGTCCCGAGCCCGGACCCGGTCCGCGGCACCGTGCCGAAGGCCTTCCTCGTGCTGCGCCCCGGCGCCGAGCCGACCCGCGCGCTCGCGCTCGACGTCTTCCGCTTCGTGCGGGAGCGGCTCGCGCCGTACAAGCGCGTCCGCCGGATCGAGTTCGGAGACCTCCCCAAGACCATCTCCGGCAAGATCCGGCGCATCGCCCTGCGCGGCGTCGAGTCGGCGCGACGCGCGGAGGGCGGGCGCGTCGAGGGCGAGTACTGGCAGGAGGACTTCCCGGAGCTGGGCTGA
- a CDS encoding response regulator, translating into MESGGEAVHAERRASGGCVSVLVVDDDAAGRELLAEWLRGRGYAVEEAEDGERALQLLAQGPCVDVIVLDLAMPGMDGWTFLARLRADPRLAPCRVLVLTAEPVRNAPAEADAFVCKPFVPERFAVVLSRVAANAR; encoded by the coding sequence ATGGAATCGGGCGGCGAGGCGGTACACGCGGAGCGCCGGGCGAGCGGAGGCTGCGTCTCCGTGCTCGTGGTGGACGACGACGCGGCCGGCCGGGAGCTGCTCGCCGAGTGGTTGCGCGGGCGGGGCTACGCGGTCGAGGAGGCGGAGGACGGGGAGCGCGCGCTGCAGCTCCTCGCCCAGGGCCCGTGCGTGGACGTGATCGTGCTCGACCTGGCCATGCCGGGGATGGACGGCTGGACCTTCCTGGCCCGCCTGCGCGCCGATCCCCGGCTCGCGCCCTGCCGGGTGCTGGTCCTCACCGCCGAGCCGGTGCGGAACGCCCCGGCCGAGGCGGACGCCTTCGTCTGCAAGCCGTTCGTCCCGGAGCGCTTCGCGGTGGTGCTGTCGCGGGTGGCGGCGAACGCGCGCTGA